The following are encoded together in the Synechococcales cyanobacterium CNB genome:
- a CDS encoding GTP cyclohydrolase I FolE2, whose protein sequence is MTRRDTANATRRTMPDVQSLADDRRVAIDRVGVKDVTYPLRLHTREGGEQTTVAAINMYVALPHHQKGTHMSRFLEVLNEQTCEPVCPERIPVIARAIRERLEAHEAHFEAEFTYFIAKRAPVTGAPGLMDYRVRFACTANGETDFVMTVSAPAASLCPCSKEISEYGAHNQRCRIEASVRTNAMMWIEDLAELLEQAASAPVFAVLKRPDEKWVTEHAYDNPKFVEDIVRDLALLLEADDRVVWYSINSENFESIHSHNAYAQVTRDKRHD, encoded by the coding sequence ATGACCCGCCGCGACACCGCCAACGCGACCCGGCGAACCATGCCGGACGTGCAATCGCTCGCCGACGACCGCCGGGTCGCCATCGATCGCGTCGGCGTGAAGGACGTGACCTACCCGCTTCGATTGCACACGCGGGAGGGCGGGGAGCAGACAACGGTCGCCGCGATCAACATGTACGTGGCCTTGCCGCACCACCAGAAGGGCACGCACATGAGTCGGTTTCTGGAGGTGCTCAACGAGCAGACGTGCGAGCCGGTCTGCCCGGAGCGTATTCCCGTGATCGCACGGGCGATCCGGGAGCGGCTGGAAGCTCACGAGGCCCACTTCGAGGCCGAGTTCACCTACTTCATCGCCAAGCGTGCCCCGGTGACGGGCGCGCCCGGCCTGATGGACTACCGGGTGCGGTTCGCATGCACGGCCAACGGCGAGACGGACTTCGTGATGACCGTCTCGGCCCCGGCTGCGAGCCTGTGCCCCTGCTCGAAGGAGATCAGCGAGTACGGCGCGCACAACCAGCGGTGCCGCATCGAGGCGTCGGTGCGCACGAACGCGATGATGTGGATCGAGGACCTGGCGGAGTTGCTGGAGCAGGCCGCCTCCGCGCCGGTGTTCGCGGTGCTGAAGCGGCCGGACGAGAAGTGGGTGACTGAGCACGCCTACGACAACCCGAAGTTCGTCGAGGACATCGTCCGCGACCTCGCGCTCTTGCTGGAGGCCGACGACCGGGTGGTGTGGTACTCGATCAACTCGGAGAACTTCGAGTCGATCCACTCGCACAACGCCTACGCCCAGGTGACGCGCGACAAGCGACACGACTGA
- the rsmG gene encoding 16S rRNA (guanine(527)-N(7))-methyltransferase RsmG has product MSESASPIAPTPEFLAALDELGVELEPGDGERLGRYLGLLLETNRAFNLTAITDPGQAWMRLIFDALTLVPLLAELPARACVLDVGSGGGLPGVPLAIVMPQLDFTLLEATGKKAEFLRTVAERLHLTNLTVVNDRAERAAHDRGPKDEWAGRGLAGPVGLRGSFDAVTARALGPLATAVELTVPFAKVGGLVLLVKGQRAEEELAAAQEALHLLHAAHAATVETPTGRIVVLEKFHHTPKVYPRRDGEPKRAPLGLRRP; this is encoded by the coding sequence ATGAGTGAATCCGCCTCTCCCATCGCGCCGACGCCGGAGTTTCTCGCCGCGCTGGACGAGTTGGGGGTGGAGTTGGAGCCGGGCGACGGCGAGCGGCTGGGGAGGTATCTCGGGCTGCTGCTGGAGACGAACCGGGCGTTCAACCTGACCGCGATCACCGACCCCGGGCAGGCGTGGATGCGACTGATCTTCGACGCGCTGACACTCGTGCCGCTGCTCGCGGAACTGCCGGCGCGGGCGTGCGTCCTGGATGTCGGATCCGGAGGCGGCCTGCCCGGCGTGCCGCTGGCGATCGTGATGCCGCAGTTGGACTTCACGCTGCTTGAGGCGACAGGAAAGAAGGCGGAGTTCCTTCGCACGGTTGCCGAGCGGCTGCACTTGACCAATCTCACGGTCGTCAACGATCGCGCGGAGCGGGCGGCGCACGACCGCGGTCCCAAGGACGAGTGGGCGGGGCGGGGCCTTGCAGGCCCGGTCGGACTGCGCGGTTCGTTCGACGCAGTGACAGCCCGTGCCCTTGGTCCCCTTGCGACGGCCGTCGAACTCACGGTGCCCTTCGCAAAGGTGGGAGGGTTGGTCTTGCTCGTCAAGGGTCAGCGGGCGGAGGAGGAACTGGCGGCGGCCCAGGAAGCGCTGCACCTGCTGCATGCAGCGCACGCAGCTACCGTCGAGACACCGACCGGCCGCATCGTCGTGCTGGAGAAGTTCCACCACACGCCGAAGGTGTACCCGCGTCGGGACGGCGAGCCGAAGCGTGCGCCGCTGGGCCTGCGACGCCCGTAA
- a CDS encoding helicase, whose translation MPDAVDSILGPDGPIAGALGADFEARDEQQRMARAVARAMAQRGRLLVEAGTGVGKSFAYLVPAILRCLAHGETVVVATNTISLQEQLIERDVPLLVRTLGLQGAPEAWAGELRPVLVKGRGNYLSIRRLALASERAVRQLPDAASRRSLQVIQEWAYATRDGTLSTLPPLERPGVWNLVQSDSGNCMGRKCPNYKQCFYQAARRQMEEANLLICNHALFFADLALRARNVGFLPKYDHVVLDEAHNVEDVAAEHFGLSLSEGRVFHLLGMLHHPRAARGYLAQLDLSVGDTEAVSRTVSLVMRADTAAREFFGSLAGAHQRSDSRNGRVRRPGVVENVLTPAMNELAVRLRSLRDDVKSEADRFELTAYAERAGEIADTAEALIEQTAAGCVYWIESRRPNEPGRHGATRVTLACSPVDVAPLLRERLFEGQHSVVLTSATLATRTVRDDEPAERAETAFAHAISRLGCEGAPTLQLGSPFDYARQIEVFVDRSMPSPRAGDEAAAHGDDVYTRELVSRILDHVSATEGGAFVLFTSFGSLYRAADALRSSLRELGLPLLVQGRDGSRRDILLRFREDGRSVLLGAASFWQGVDVRGHALRNVIITRLPFEPPDRPLTEARLDLIRERGGDPFRDDSLPRAVLRFKQGFGRLVRSATDRGRVVVLDPRILTTGYGRHFLAALPEGVPLRVLPVQADDPAIAD comes from the coding sequence GTGCCCGACGCCGTCGATTCAATCCTCGGTCCCGACGGCCCGATCGCGGGCGCGCTCGGTGCGGACTTCGAAGCCCGCGACGAGCAACAGCGGATGGCGCGGGCGGTGGCCCGCGCGATGGCGCAGCGCGGGAGGCTGCTCGTCGAGGCGGGCACGGGCGTCGGCAAGAGTTTCGCGTACCTCGTGCCGGCGATCCTGCGGTGCCTGGCGCACGGCGAGACGGTGGTCGTCGCGACGAACACGATCTCGCTGCAGGAGCAGTTGATCGAGCGCGACGTGCCGCTGCTGGTGCGCACACTGGGTCTGCAGGGCGCGCCGGAGGCGTGGGCGGGAGAACTGCGCCCCGTGCTCGTCAAGGGTCGCGGCAACTACCTGAGCATCCGCCGGCTGGCGCTTGCGTCGGAGCGGGCGGTGCGGCAGCTGCCCGACGCGGCGAGCCGACGATCGCTGCAGGTGATCCAGGAGTGGGCGTACGCAACGCGCGACGGCACACTGAGCACGCTGCCCCCGCTGGAGCGACCCGGCGTGTGGAACCTGGTGCAGTCCGATTCTGGCAACTGCATGGGACGCAAGTGCCCGAACTACAAGCAGTGCTTCTACCAGGCCGCGCGTCGGCAGATGGAGGAGGCGAATCTGCTCATCTGCAACCACGCGCTCTTCTTTGCAGATCTTGCGCTGCGTGCGCGGAATGTCGGGTTCCTGCCGAAGTACGACCACGTCGTGCTGGACGAAGCGCACAACGTCGAGGACGTTGCCGCCGAGCATTTCGGGCTGTCGCTCTCGGAGGGGCGGGTGTTCCACCTGCTGGGGATGCTTCATCATCCGCGGGCGGCGCGGGGGTACCTCGCCCAACTGGACCTGTCGGTGGGGGACACGGAGGCGGTGTCGCGGACGGTGTCGCTGGTGATGCGGGCGGACACGGCCGCGCGCGAGTTCTTCGGCTCGCTGGCGGGGGCGCACCAGCGGTCGGACTCGCGGAACGGTCGTGTGCGAAGGCCGGGGGTCGTCGAGAACGTGCTGACGCCGGCGATGAATGAACTGGCGGTGAGGCTGCGGAGCCTGCGCGACGACGTGAAGTCGGAGGCGGATCGGTTCGAACTGACTGCCTACGCCGAACGAGCGGGCGAGATCGCCGACACGGCGGAGGCGCTGATCGAGCAGACGGCCGCAGGGTGTGTGTACTGGATCGAGTCGCGCCGGCCGAACGAGCCGGGAAGGCACGGCGCGACGAGGGTGACGCTGGCTTGTTCGCCGGTGGACGTCGCCCCGCTCCTGCGCGAGCGGTTGTTCGAGGGGCAGCACTCGGTGGTGCTGACGAGCGCGACGCTGGCGACGCGCACCGTGCGCGACGACGAGCCTGCGGAGCGCGCGGAGACGGCCTTTGCTCACGCCATCTCGCGGCTCGGGTGCGAAGGCGCGCCGACGCTGCAACTCGGCTCTCCCTTCGACTACGCGCGGCAGATCGAGGTCTTCGTCGACAGGTCCATGCCCAGCCCCAGGGCCGGCGACGAGGCGGCGGCACACGGCGACGACGTGTACACGCGGGAACTGGTGTCGCGCATCCTTGATCACGTGTCCGCGACGGAGGGTGGGGCGTTCGTGCTGTTCACGTCGTTCGGTTCGCTCTACCGGGCGGCGGACGCGCTGCGATCGTCCCTGCGGGAACTGGGGCTGCCACTGCTCGTGCAGGGCAGGGACGGCTCGCGGCGGGACATCCTCCTGCGTTTCCGCGAGGACGGGCGGTCGGTGCTGCTCGGTGCGGCAAGTTTCTGGCAGGGGGTAGACGTTCGGGGGCACGCGCTGCGGAACGTCATCATCACGCGGCTGCCGTTCGAGCCGCCGGATCGACCGCTGACGGAGGCCCGCCTGGACCTGATCCGGGAACGGGGGGGAGACCCATTCCGCGACGACTCGCTCCCGCGGGCGGTGCTGCGGTTCAAGCAGGGGTTCGGCAGGCTGGTGCGGTCGGCGACTGACCGTGGGCGGGTCGTGGTGTTGGACCCTCGTATCCTGACGACCGGCTACGGGCGACACTTCTTGGCGGCATTGCCCGAGGGGGTGCCGCTCCGGGTGCTGCCAGTCCAAGCGGACGACCCCGCGATCGCGGACTGA
- a CDS encoding phosphomannomutase/phosphoglucomutase: MLGRVFKAYDVRGTYPDLLNDQMAWQIGFGVSRFLRGEAEAAGQTNPMMRNIVVGRDMRASSPSLARSLISGINAQGGDVIDVGLVDTPFVTFAINHLGCAGGVMVTASHNPPQYNGFKVSRRQGKPVGEMNGLAEVRKYAAMVDTTIGRGAGGRSETRDLWEAYARHVLRTLDLKRPLKIVIDASNGMAGAMVPRVFGKGGSNVKGLTIVEVNFEHTKGNFAHEPNPLVSANLAQTQEAVKANKADLGVCFDGDADRLVVVDEKGAIIGCDHLTALLAKWFLARAPGGGIVYDLRSTKAVEEDVRAAGGRPYRCRVGHVFMKQVMAEHDCVFGGELSGHFYFRDNFYADSGAIALTTLLTVISSQSKPLSALIAPVRRYVQSGEINFVNEEADAALDALREQFVDEADVDELDGVTIDLFKARGWWCNVRKSNTEPLLRLNVEAKDKKVLDKVLAELRPRLGRRVDH, encoded by the coding sequence ATGCTGGGACGCGTTTTCAAGGCCTACGACGTCCGCGGCACTTATCCCGATCTCCTGAACGACCAGATGGCCTGGCAGATCGGCTTCGGCGTCTCGCGGTTCCTGCGCGGGGAGGCGGAGGCCGCTGGGCAGACGAACCCGATGATGCGCAACATTGTGGTGGGCAGAGACATGCGCGCGTCAAGCCCGTCGCTGGCACGAAGCCTGATCTCGGGGATCAATGCCCAGGGCGGCGACGTGATCGATGTCGGGCTGGTCGATACCCCCTTTGTTACCTTTGCGATCAACCATTTGGGCTGCGCGGGCGGGGTAATGGTGACGGCGAGCCACAACCCGCCGCAGTACAACGGGTTCAAGGTGTCCCGCCGACAGGGCAAGCCTGTCGGCGAGATGAACGGGCTGGCGGAAGTCCGCAAGTACGCCGCGATGGTGGACACGACCATCGGCAGGGGAGCGGGCGGGCGTTCGGAGACGCGGGACTTGTGGGAGGCCTACGCCCGCCATGTCCTGCGGACATTGGACCTGAAGCGGCCGTTGAAGATCGTCATCGACGCATCGAACGGCATGGCCGGGGCGATGGTGCCGAGAGTATTCGGCAAAGGCGGCTCGAACGTCAAAGGTCTCACGATCGTCGAGGTGAACTTCGAGCACACGAAGGGGAACTTCGCGCACGAGCCGAACCCGCTGGTGTCGGCGAACCTGGCGCAGACGCAGGAGGCGGTGAAGGCGAACAAGGCCGACCTCGGCGTGTGCTTCGACGGCGACGCGGACCGGCTGGTGGTGGTGGACGAGAAAGGGGCGATCATCGGGTGCGATCACCTGACCGCGCTGCTCGCGAAGTGGTTCCTCGCCCGCGCCCCCGGGGGGGGGATCGTGTACGATCTGCGCTCGACGAAGGCGGTGGAGGAGGACGTGCGTGCGGCCGGCGGGAGGCCGTACCGGTGCCGGGTCGGGCACGTTTTCATGAAGCAGGTGATGGCGGAGCACGACTGCGTGTTCGGGGGGGAACTCTCCGGGCACTTCTACTTCCGCGACAACTTCTATGCGGATTCGGGCGCGATCGCGCTGACGACGCTGCTGACTGTGATCTCGTCCCAATCGAAACCCCTGAGTGCACTGATCGCGCCGGTGCGGCGGTACGTGCAGTCGGGCGAGATCAACTTCGTGAACGAGGAGGCGGACGCCGCGCTGGATGCGCTGCGGGAGCAGTTCGTTGACGAGGCGGACGTGGACGAACTCGACGGCGTGACCATCGACCTGTTCAAGGCCCGGGGATGGTGGTGCAACGTGCGCAAGAGCAACACCGAGCCGCTGCTGAGGTTGAACGTCGAGGCGAAGGATAAGAAGGTGCTGGACAAGGTTCTCGCGGAACTCCGCCCCCGCCTCGGACGCAGGGTCGATCACTGA
- a CDS encoding response regulator — protein sequence MTIDKDVLTTGEVAKICNVAPRTVSKWFDTGTLKGYRIPGSKDRRIPVAELLRFMRAHGIPMDGISSGRTRVLIVDDDSDVVDTLHRVLTEQTTYEVHTATTGFQAGMECERFRPHVILLDMHLSDGDSRHVADLVRRSDALQMTKIVAMSAKMTDGQAHALRSQGFDDFLRKPFQVRQVVESIERSTSVVH from the coding sequence ATGACCATCGATAAGGACGTGCTGACGACCGGCGAGGTGGCGAAGATCTGCAACGTTGCCCCCCGCACCGTCTCCAAGTGGTTCGACACCGGCACCCTCAAGGGGTACCGCATCCCCGGCTCCAAGGACCGGAGAATCCCCGTCGCTGAACTTCTCCGCTTCATGCGCGCCCACGGCATCCCCATGGACGGGATATCCTCCGGCCGCACCCGCGTCCTCATCGTGGACGACGACAGCGACGTCGTGGACACCCTTCACCGCGTCCTGACCGAGCAGACCACCTACGAGGTCCATACCGCCACCACCGGCTTCCAGGCAGGCATGGAGTGCGAACGCTTCCGCCCCCATGTCATCCTCCTCGACATGCACCTCTCCGATGGTGACTCGCGCCACGTCGCCGATCTTGTCCGCCGGAGCGACGCTCTCCAGATGACCAAGATCGTCGCCATGAGCGCAAAGATGACCGACGGCCAGGCCCACGCCCTCCGTTCCCAGGGCTTCGACGACTTCCTCCGCAAGCCTTTCCAAGTCCGCCAGGTCGTCGAATCCATCGAACGCTCGACCAGCGTCGTGCACTGA